atgaaGTCTAGAACACAAGAACAAATATTGGTTTACAATTCCTTTGTATACTAACTTATGGCCACACGCATCAATGCTAAAGGAACTcaagatttcaagttttaagGGAACCCCACGGCTTTGAATATCCTGGATCTCATAGGAAAATACCGATCATTTCAAAGATGAAGAGTCAAACAATATGATTCCCCAAAATTAGAGATCAAATGATGAAGGTTCTAAAAGGAAAATTCCACCTTCCAACAACTTTGACATGGGGTTCACTATGATTGGGGACATGGAGATTTAAGTATAAACATGATTAGTAAAttgcaaacacacacaaaacggGGAAAACGAGTTGTAactaaaaatgaaagagaagcGATCTCACAGTATAGTTTAACTAGATTTCAATTAAAACGGACAAAAATAAAGTATAACGTAGAAAGTTTAAATGACAATATTGTCGAACCTAAACCTACCAGGGAAAATGCGAGACTAGGATATGGAAAATCTGTAAGCACCAAATCCTAATTGTCCTATAAGTTCAATGTCATCCTGCGAAACCATTAAACATTTAACAATATTATTAGCAAAGAAAGATGCACACCATAAGGAGATCATCATACAGATTACCACTCTAAGCTTTACTTAACCTTGTATCTATTGTAATGATCAACATCAGCATTACCGTTATTTCCATCAAGAATCTTCcctaaataaaatgaaataaacatttGACATGAGGATAAGCTGAGAAGGAAACCACAAACCTTCGAGATGAGTGAACTTATCCCATATACTTGGCCCTTTCTTAGCTTCATTCCAGCCTCCTTCAATCTACAAAACCACCATTGATAATACTTAGCGCCATCAAAGCTTTACTAATTTGATTAGTATTTTGTACAAAACAGCT
The sequence above is a segment of the Camelina sativa cultivar DH55 chromosome 10, Cs, whole genome shotgun sequence genome. Coding sequences within it:
- the LOC104719318 gene encoding beta-glucosidase 42-like — its product is MAQKLNLTHLPVPPVTHRSSFPSTFTFDVATSAYQIEGGWNEAKKGPSIWDKFTHLEGKILDGNNGNADVDHYNRYKVK